Proteins from a genomic interval of Quercus lobata isolate SW786 chromosome 11, ValleyOak3.0 Primary Assembly, whole genome shotgun sequence:
- the LOC115968227 gene encoding protein PHLOEM PROTEIN 2-LIKE A1-like, whose product MQECDHEEMGIAPSREEASNSEQIQQDKSREVQVKGSREEASNSEQIKQDKFREVQVKEKSTETQPSATANKAKAVENIGAAPLALAHNCEAILKDAGSPVDNSSKERLYEQLYAGVLLNQNTKKYWIDKKSNNAFFLYARNLSITWATDTRYWHWPRLKETSDVLVDVAELLNVCWLEVGGKFETKKLSPGILYEVAFEIMLKDPAYGWEVPVNFRLTLPNGNRQEHKENLMKKPRGEWIEIPVGEFVTSPENTGEIEFSIYEYEGGQWKRGLVIKGVAIRPKY is encoded by the exons ATGCAAGAATGTGACCATGAAGAGATGGGTATAGCACCATCACGAGAGGAGGCTTCAAATTCAGAGCAAATTCAACAAGACAAGTCCAGAGAAGTCCAAGTGAAGGGATCACGAGAGGAGGCTTCAAATTCAGAGCAAATTAAACAAGATAAGTTCAGAGAAGTCCAAGTGAAGGAGAAATCAACAGAAACACAGCCTAGTGCCACTGCCAACAAAGCCAAGGCAGTGGAGAATATTGGAGCAGCACCACTTGCACTTGCACATAACTGCGAAGCCATATTGAAAGATGCAGGCTCACCAGTTGACAACTCCTCCAAGGAGAGGCTGTATGAACAGCTCTATGCTGGAGTACTCTTAAACCAAAATACAAAG AAGTATTGGATTGACAAGAAATCCAACAACGCCTTCTTCTTGTATGCAAGGAATCTGTCAATTACTTGGGCTACAGACACCCGTTACTGGCACTGGCCACGTCTTAAAGAAACGAG TGATGTGTTGGTTGATGTCGCCGAACTATTAAACGTGTGTTGGCTAGAAGTCGGTGGAAAGTTTGAGACAAAGAAGCTCTCACCAGGAATCTTATATGAAGTAGCATTTGAGATAATGTTGAAAGATCCAGCTTATGGATGGGAAGTTCCAGTGAATTTCAGACTTACACTACCAAATGGAAACAGGCAAGAACACAAagaaaatttgatgaaaaagcCAAGAGGGGAATGGATAGAGATCCCCGTAGGTGAGTTTGTAACATCACCAGAAAATACTGGAGAGATAGAATTCTCAATTTATGAATATGAAGGTGGGCAATGGAAGAGGGggcttgtcatcaaaggtgttgccATTCGGCCCAAGTATTAG